Proteins found in one Panicum hallii strain FIL2 chromosome 4, PHallii_v3.1, whole genome shotgun sequence genomic segment:
- the LOC112888732 gene encoding uncharacterized protein LOC112888732 yields MASSNEVAPSNPTENRDQKASNQPVGNKSSSRSTEFQLRKYLLLLATLVATVTYVAGLNLPGGAWQEDTEDGHHAGDPILQYAHHRRYLAFYYCNATAFAASLVVSLLLLVLDGTNTGWEALLRVVMVLDLLGLMGAYAAGSCRDKFTTIYSALLVCAVFAYIVIAFSAYVFSNKSVLAMVMPKKQGEDTEKQGGNHGEETEKQAGKDTGTVEHEEELREVLMLLATFAVAITYVAGLNPPGGFWGDSKGEHKMSDPVLQEHYPSRYQAFFVCNTTAFIASLLIIILLVDKKLSSNKSVRFVALHGLIITALFGLMGAYAAGSCREVDDTTYVVCLIGGVLAYIFLQAALTKAVKKKGHTHKSASEWLKLNAIRSCLGSKRQPERDQTSSRNTQREDAVEKARSLVMLLATLVVSITYQAAFDPPGGLWTADGSDYKNGDPILLTTHPTRYKVFFYSNSAAFVASLIVIIMVQSRFLLKRHTLEAAMILDLFGLIGAYAAGSCRDESTSIYVVALAGIVLVYVVIHIIFFTLDHEDNHRDAEKLENRREVLLLLAILAATLTYQAGLTPPGGFWLDGKAGHRAGYPVLYDNYRSRYNAFFYCNAASFMASVAVIVLLVNPNLYRPGIRCYALYVCMVVGMFGLMGAYAAGSSRDLRTSIYVLTLVVAVFAFVALEVVIFWVYPYLKKLLSRGVKTENGSSSSITEQKTGPRSETTGKTPEAQEEKNMREYLMLLGVLAASVTYQSGLKPPGGLWQDSNNGHSSGNPILHDVNKGRYYAFFYSNSSSFMASIVVVILLLPWTLHKHQLPLWPMQTAILLDMLGLLGAYAAGSTRDWETSKNVIYLVIPVLAYIAAYATVSLFRKRRQCHNSQEEV; encoded by the exons ATGGCGTCCAGCAACGAAGTAGCTCCCAGCAATCCAACGGAGAATCGTGATCAAAAGGCTTCCAACCAGCCCGTGGGCAACAAGTCTTCCAGTCGATCCACAGAGTTCCAGCTGAGGAAGTACCTCCTCCTCCTGGCCACATTGGTGGCGACGGTGACGTACGTCGCCGGGCTAAACCTGCCAGGAGGAGCCTGGCAGGAGGACACGGAGGATGGCCACCATGCAGGCGATCCGATCCTCCAGTACGCCCACCACAGACGCTACCTCGCCTTCTACTACTGCAACGCCACTGCGTTCGCCGCATCGCTGGTGGtcagcctcctcctcctcgtacTGGACGGGACGAACACGGGCTGGGAGGCTTTGCTGCGTGTGGTCATGGTGCTCGATTTACTTGGCCTCATGGGGGCCTATGCTGCTGGCAGCTGCCGGGATAAGTTCACTACCATCTACTCTGCCTTGCTGGTCTGTGCCGTCTTTGCCTACATCGTCATAGCTTTCTCTGCCTATGTCTTCTCCAACAAATCTGTGCTGGCGATGGTGATGCCAAAGAAGCAAGGGGAGGACACCGAGAAGCAAGGCGGCAATCATGGTGAGGAAACCGAGAAGCAAGCAGGCAAGGATACTGGCACGGTTGAGCATGAAGAAGAACTGCGCGAGGTCTTGATGTTGCTCGCGACCTTTGCAGTTGCCATCACATATGTGGCCGGGCTGAATCCACCAGGTGGCTTCTGGGGTGATTCCAAGGGCGAACACAAGATGAGCGACCCTGTTCTGCAAGAACACTACCCCAGTCGCTACCAGGCATTCTTCGTCTGCAACACCACCGCATTCATAGCATCCCTGCTAATCATCATCCTGCTCGTGGACAAGAAGCTGAGCAGCAACAAATCTGTACGGTTTGTTGCTCTGCACGGCCTCATCATCACAGCGCTCTTTGGCCTCATGGGCGCATATGCTGCTGGGAGCTGCAGGGAGGTCGACGACACCACCTATGTCGTCTGTCTCATCGGTGGAGTCCTTGCGTACATCTTCCTCCAAGCGGCTCTTACCAAAGCGGTAAAAAAAAAGGGTCACACGCATAAATCTGCTTCTGAATGGCTGAAACTGAATGCAATAAGGAGTTGCTTGGGATCAAAGCGCCAACCTGAACGAGATCAGACCAGCAGCAG GAACACACAACGCGAGGATGCGGTGGAAAAGGCCCGCTCTCTTGTTATGTTGCTTGCTACTCTAGTTGTGAGCATCACATACCAAGCAGCATTTGATCCACCTGGTGGCCTCTGGACTGCCGATGGATCTGATTATAAGAATGGTGACCCAATACTCCTCACAACGCACCCTACCCGGTACAAGGTGTTCTTTTACAGCAACTCAGCAGCCTTTGTGGCATCCCTGATCGTCATCATAATGGTCCAGAGCAGATTTCTGCTTAAGCGCCACACGCTGGAGGCAGCCATGATACTGGATTTGTTCGGTCTAATAGGTGCATATGCTGCAGGGAGTTGCAGAGATGAAAGCACCTCCATCTATGTTGTCGCCTTGGCAGGGATTGTCCTTGTATACGTGGTGATTCATATCATCTTCTTCACCCTAGACCATGAGGACAACCATCGAGATGCTGAAAAGTTGGAGAACAGGCGTGAGGTGCTTCTGCTCCTTGCGATCTTGGCTGCGACACTCACTTACCAAGCTGGGTTGACACCACCAGGTGGCTTCTGGTTGGATGGCAAAGCTGGGCACCGTGCAGGCTACCCAGTCCTCTACGATAACTATCGCTCACGTTACAACGCATTCTTCTACTGCAACGCGGCAAGCTTCATGGCATCTGTAGCTGTCATTGTTCTCCTTGTGAACCCAAACCTATACAGGCCAGGCATACGGTGCTATGCACTATATGTATGCATGGTTGTGGGCATGTTTGGACTCATGGGAGCCTATGCTGCTGGGAGCTCACGGGATTTGCGCACCTCCATCTATGTGTTAACATTAGTTGTTGCTGTATTTGCCTTTGTAGCCTTGGAGGTAGTCATTTTCTGGGTTTACCCGTACCTAAAGAAACTTCTATCAAGAGGTGTTAAGACGGAAAATGGATCCTCCAGCAGCATCACAGAACAGAAAACGGGTCCTCGAAGTGAAACTACAGGAAAGACGCCAGAAGCACAGGAGGAGAAGAACATGCGTGAATACTTGATGCTGCTAGGAGTTCTGGCTGCGAGTGTTACCTATCAGAGTGGCCTCAAACCACCAGGTGGCCTGTGGCAGGACAGCAATAATGGTCACTCTTCCGGTAACCCAATCCTGCATGACGTCAACAAAGGCCGGTACTATGCTTTCTTCTATAGCAACTCCAGTTCCTTCATGGCTTCCATTGTCGTCGTCATCTTGCTGCTTCCATGGACCCTGCACAAACATCAATTGCCACTCTGGCCAATGCAGACAGCTATTTTGCTGGACATGCTCGGCCTCCTGGGGGCTTATGCAGCAGGCAGTACCAGGGACTGGGAGACATCCAAGAATGTCATCTATTTGGTCATCCCTGTCCTAGCCTATATTGCAGCCTATGCAACAGTGTCACTCTTCCGCAAAAGAAGGCAATGTCACAACTCACAAGAGGAAGTCTGA